The Hippoglossus stenolepis isolate QCI-W04-F060 chromosome 11, HSTE1.2, whole genome shotgun sequence genome includes a window with the following:
- the epb41l3b gene encoding band 4.1-like protein 3b isoform X9 encodes MTTESGADAEAKQPQENKETEKGKAKAAASQPSQATAEPTSPQNQPEQLPAAVGHSTPARKEQEQQEEDQESHRSSLSRLSKSPLRGVKKVKIMQCKVSLLDGTDFTLDLEKRAKGQVLLDKVCDHLNLLEKDYFGITHKDVENQKNWLDPCKELKKQIRTGPWNFAFNVKFYPPDPAQLTEDITRYYLCLQLRDDVVSGRLPCSFATHTVLGSYAVQSELGDYDPEELGSDYISELRFAPNQTKELEEKVMELHKSYKGVTPGEAEIHFLENAKKLSMYGVDLHHAKLVGSLYESLAPALGEDSEGVEIMLGVCASGLLIYRDRLRINRFAWPKILKISYKRNNFYIKIRPGEFEQFESTIGFKLPNHRAAKRLWKVCVEHHTFFRLVSPEAPPKKFLSLGSKFRYSGRTQAQTRRASSQIIRPAPFFERSASKRYNMSLSLDGAPLMENHETLMKDSDGAAKVIAKGDMITTVTTEKKAEEEKAEQEDAQMDEAETPEPTATTPLRHDTKTDSDQTDFAFDGEMTATESEAEDDSEMRTQDTEPPAEMVKHQTNISELKRSFLETGDGTPGLTEWEKRLSSSPAHSPRADEAPMIEPLEPQDTEDEPPAGEETKEEMAPQATEAAGYLVKYMADSILTDGATSSGPHGISLSTTMDDDVFMEVILREVEEKTPDSQDEVSERSVLKVSPGAVRQEVSQAISDKKGTLIILKEDKLDTECSETSVLGEKEEPVVPGETDAEEKDLLSSSNEKEMIKDDSAVVLEAQMTVVKTLSPKIDVKADDMTQNKGIDSPKKAMASWISEEVKTEASGVISVSAEEFKEMTTCDGLQQKEEIFIFEEVVQTEQPKSSFTQNSIPESSATTLLVSTLGWVSSSQKAPADPEPKTELATETEEGPAESTGPTSLENSEVGTKEMPVVHTETKTITYEAAEVDTNGDADPGMLLSAQTITSETSSTTTTTHITKTVKGGVSETRIEKRIVITGDTDIDHDQALAQAIKEAKEQHPDMSVTKVVVHKETEITPEEGED; translated from the exons ATGACAACTGAATCAGGCGCAGACGCAGAGGCCAAGCAGCCGCAGGAGAACAAGGAGACGGAGAAGGGGAAAGCTAAAGCAGCAGCATCCCAGCCGAGCCAGGCCACAGCCGAGCCCACTTCACCCCAGAACCAACCGGAGCAGCTTCCAGCCGCTGTCGGACACAGCACCCCGGCCAGGAAAGAACAG gagcagcaggaagaggaccAGGAATCCCACAGGTCATCCCTCAGTCGTCTGTCCAAGTCTCCATTGAGAGGAGTGAAGAAGGTGAAGATCATGCAGTGCAAGGTCTCCCTGCTGGATGGCACGGACTTCACACTCGATTTGGAG AAACGAGCCAAGGGACAAGTGCTCCTTGACAAAGTGTGCGATCACCTCAATCTGCTGGAGAAAGACTACTTCGGAATCACACACAAAGATGTAGAGAACCAGAAG AATTGGCTGGACCCCTGCAAGGAACTGAAGAAGCAGATAAGGA CTGGTCCCTGGAACTTTGCATTCAACGTGAAGTTTTACCCCCCAGATCCCGCCCAGCTCACTGAGGATATCACAAG GTACTATCTGTGCCTGCAGCTGAGAGATGATGTGGTGTCAGGTCGCCTGCCCTGCTCCTTTGCCACCCACACAGTACTGGGTTCCTACGCAGTGCAGTCCGAACTGGGAGACTATGACCCTGAAGAACTGGGCAGTGACTACATCAGCGAACTGCGCTTCGCACCCAACCAGACCAAAGAGCTAGAGGAGAAGGTCATGGAACTCCACAAGAGCTACAA GGGGGTGACACCGGGCGAGGCGGAGATACACTTCCTGGAAAATGCCAAGAAGTTGTCCATGTATGGTGTGGACCTCCACCACGCCAAG TTGGTAGGGAGCCTCTATGAAAGCTTGGCTCCAGCTTTGGGAGAG GACTCTGAGGGTGTGGAGATCATGCTGGGCGTTTGTGCAAGTGGCCTCCTCATCTACAGAGACCGGTTGCGGATCAACAGGTTCGCCTGGCCCAAGATACTCAAGATCTCCTACAAGAGGAACAATTTCTACATCAAAATCCGACCTGGCGAG TTTGAACAGTTTGAAAGCACAATTGGTTTCAAGCTACCAAATCATCGCGCTGCCAAAAGGCTCTGGAAGGTCTGTGTCGAACATCATACCTTTTTCAG GCTCGTATCCCCAGAGGCACCTCCGAAGAAGTTCCTGAGCCTCGGTTCCAAGTTCCGCTACAGTGGCAGAACGCAGGCTCAGACCCGCAGAGCCAGCTCCCAAATCATCAGACCTGCTCCGTTCTTTGAGCGCTCGGCCAGCAAACGCTACAACATGTCCCTCAGCTTAGATGGAG CTCCCTTAATGGAGAACCATGAGACTCTGATGAAGGACAGTGACGGGGCGGCCAAAGTCATCGCCAAGGGGGACATGATCACCACGGTAACAACAGAGaagaaagcagaggaagagaaggcgGAGCAGGAAGACGCTCAGATGGATGAAGCAGAAACGCCGGAGCCCACTGCCACGACACCACTCAGACACGACACAAAG ACCGACAGCGATCAAACTGACTTTGCCTTTGACGGAGAGATGACCGCCACAGAG TCGGAAGCGGAGGACGACTCTGAGATGCGGACTCAG GACACCGAGCCGCCGGCGGAGATGGTCAAGCACCAAACCAACATCAGCGAACTGAAGCGCTCCTTCCTTGAGACCGGCGACGGCACGCCGGGCCTGACAGAATGGGAGAAGAGACTCTCCTCGTCCCCAGCGCATTCACCCAGGGCAGACGAAGCGCCCATGATAGAGCCTCTGGAGCCGCAGGAT actgaagatgagcctcctgcaggagaggagacaaaagaagagatGGCGCCTCAAGCCACTGag GCCGCAGGATATCTGGTGAAATACATGGCGGATAGTATCTTAACCGATGGGGCCACCTCCTCGGGGCCTCACGGGATTAGTCTGTCAACCACTATGGATGACGACGTCTTCATGGAAGTGATCctcagggaggtggaggagaagacgCCCGACTCACAAGATGAGGTGTCAGAGAGGTCGGTGTTGAAGGTCAGCCCCGGAGCTGTAAGACAGGAAGTGTCCCAGGCCATCAGTGACAAGAAAGGGACACTTATTATCTTGAAAGAGGATAAATTAGACACCGAGTGCAGTGAGACGAGCGTCTTgggtgaaaaagaggagcctGTTGTCCCTGGAGAGACAGACGCCGAGGAGAAGGATTTACTGTCCAGTTCTAATGAGAAAGAAATGATCAAAGACGACAGTGCCGTTGTCCTCGAAGCCCAAATGACAGTAGTCAAGACTCTGAGTCCGAAGATTGATGTAAAAGCCGATGACATGACTCAGAATAAAGGTATTGATTCACCTAAAAAGGCGATGGCATCGTGGATTTCTGAGGAGGTGAAGACCGAGGCTTCAGGGGTCAtaagtgtgtctgcagaggaatTCAAGGAGATGACGACTTGTGACGGcctgcagcagaaagaagaaatcTTCATCTTTGAAGAAGTCGTCCAGACCGAACAGCCAAAGTCCAGCTTTACTCAAAACTCAATTCCTGAATCTTCGGCTACGACCTTATTAGTG TCTACGCTGGGATGGGTTTCCTCCTCTCAAAAG GCACCAGCTGATCCAGAGCCGAAGACGGAGTTGGCCACAGAGACGGAGGAGGGGCCGGCAGAGTCCACTGGGCCAACG AGTCTTGAGAACAGTGAGGTGGGAACCAAAGAGATGCCTGTGgtccacacagagacaaagaccaTCACCTATGAGGCTGCAGAG GTTGACACTAATGGTGACGCTGACCCTGGGATGTTGCTGAGCGCTCAGACCATCACCTCAGAAACCTCCAGCACCACGACcaccacacacatcacaaag ACGGTGAAAGGAGGAGTATCCGAGACGAGAATCGAGAAGAGGATCGTCATCACAGGAGATACCGACATCGACCACGATCAG GCGCTGGCTCAGGCCATAAAGGAGGCTAAAGAACAGCATCCTGACATGTCAGTGACCAAAGTAGTGGTacataaagagacagagatcacgccagaggagggggaggactGA
- the epb41l3b gene encoding band 4.1-like protein 3b isoform X20 — MTTESGADAEAKQPQENKETEKGKAKAAASQPSQATAEPTSPQNQPEQLPAAVGHSTPARKEQEQQEEDQESHRSSLSRLSKSPLRGVKKVKIMQCKVSLLDGTDFTLDLEKRAKGQVLLDKVCDHLNLLEKDYFGITHKDVENQKNWLDPCKELKKQIRTGPWNFAFNVKFYPPDPAQLTEDITRYYLCLQLRDDVVSGRLPCSFATHTVLGSYAVQSELGDYDPEELGSDYISELRFAPNQTKELEEKVMELHKSYKGVTPGEAEIHFLENAKKLSMYGVDLHHAKLVGSLYESLAPALGEDSEGVEIMLGVCASGLLIYRDRLRINRFAWPKILKISYKRNNFYIKIRPGEFEQFESTIGFKLPNHRAAKRLWKVCVEHHTFFRLVSPEAPPKKFLSLGSKFRYSGRTQAQTRRASSQIIRPAPFFERSASKRYNMSLSLDGAPLMENHETLMKDSDGAAKVIAKGDMITTVTTEKKAEEEKAEQEDAQMDEAETPEPTATTPLRHDTKYSPCVYTTDPLRSELSLPSSPVSSTKVRRRRRENVRKRASSVSPAKSGNGCRRRQAHADRKAALLQEQVLLLSARKQRLEQGKSRGGTLFSFSLHLPDWSSMLDEDGYLTFPDLSEMRFLPECAHHFLPIRSPSLIPCFLFIFFFLLSTSFSVPYALTLSFPLALCLCYLEPKAASLTASIAQGYHDHDSSEEEETDSDQTDFAFDGEMTATESEAEDDSEMRTQTEDEPPAGEETKEEMAPQATESTLGWVSSSQKAPADPEPKTELATETEEGPAESTGPTSLENSEVGTKEMPVVHTETKTITYEAAEVDTNGDADPGMLLSAQTITSETSSTTTTTHITKTVKGGVSETRIEKRIVITGDTDIDHDQALAQAIKEAKEQHPDMSVTKVVVHKETEITPEEGED; from the exons ATGACAACTGAATCAGGCGCAGACGCAGAGGCCAAGCAGCCGCAGGAGAACAAGGAGACGGAGAAGGGGAAAGCTAAAGCAGCAGCATCCCAGCCGAGCCAGGCCACAGCCGAGCCCACTTCACCCCAGAACCAACCGGAGCAGCTTCCAGCCGCTGTCGGACACAGCACCCCGGCCAGGAAAGAACAG gagcagcaggaagaggaccAGGAATCCCACAGGTCATCCCTCAGTCGTCTGTCCAAGTCTCCATTGAGAGGAGTGAAGAAGGTGAAGATCATGCAGTGCAAGGTCTCCCTGCTGGATGGCACGGACTTCACACTCGATTTGGAG AAACGAGCCAAGGGACAAGTGCTCCTTGACAAAGTGTGCGATCACCTCAATCTGCTGGAGAAAGACTACTTCGGAATCACACACAAAGATGTAGAGAACCAGAAG AATTGGCTGGACCCCTGCAAGGAACTGAAGAAGCAGATAAGGA CTGGTCCCTGGAACTTTGCATTCAACGTGAAGTTTTACCCCCCAGATCCCGCCCAGCTCACTGAGGATATCACAAG GTACTATCTGTGCCTGCAGCTGAGAGATGATGTGGTGTCAGGTCGCCTGCCCTGCTCCTTTGCCACCCACACAGTACTGGGTTCCTACGCAGTGCAGTCCGAACTGGGAGACTATGACCCTGAAGAACTGGGCAGTGACTACATCAGCGAACTGCGCTTCGCACCCAACCAGACCAAAGAGCTAGAGGAGAAGGTCATGGAACTCCACAAGAGCTACAA GGGGGTGACACCGGGCGAGGCGGAGATACACTTCCTGGAAAATGCCAAGAAGTTGTCCATGTATGGTGTGGACCTCCACCACGCCAAG TTGGTAGGGAGCCTCTATGAAAGCTTGGCTCCAGCTTTGGGAGAG GACTCTGAGGGTGTGGAGATCATGCTGGGCGTTTGTGCAAGTGGCCTCCTCATCTACAGAGACCGGTTGCGGATCAACAGGTTCGCCTGGCCCAAGATACTCAAGATCTCCTACAAGAGGAACAATTTCTACATCAAAATCCGACCTGGCGAG TTTGAACAGTTTGAAAGCACAATTGGTTTCAAGCTACCAAATCATCGCGCTGCCAAAAGGCTCTGGAAGGTCTGTGTCGAACATCATACCTTTTTCAG GCTCGTATCCCCAGAGGCACCTCCGAAGAAGTTCCTGAGCCTCGGTTCCAAGTTCCGCTACAGTGGCAGAACGCAGGCTCAGACCCGCAGAGCCAGCTCCCAAATCATCAGACCTGCTCCGTTCTTTGAGCGCTCGGCCAGCAAACGCTACAACATGTCCCTCAGCTTAGATGGAG CTCCCTTAATGGAGAACCATGAGACTCTGATGAAGGACAGTGACGGGGCGGCCAAAGTCATCGCCAAGGGGGACATGATCACCACGGTAACAACAGAGaagaaagcagaggaagagaaggcgGAGCAGGAAGACGCTCAGATGGATGAAGCAGAAACGCCGGAGCCCACTGCCACGACACCACTCAGACACGACACAAAG TACTCCCCGTGTGTATACACAACTGACCCTCTCCGCTCGGAGCTCTCACTCCCCTCATCTCCTGTTTCATCAACTAAAGTGCGGCGGAGGCGCAGGGAGAATGTTCGAAAACGGGCCTCATCAGTCAGTCCAGCCAAGAGCGGCAATGGGTGCCGCCGCCGGCAAGCCCACGCTGATCGCAAAGCCgccctgctgcaggagcaggtgctgctgctcTCGGCCCGCAAGCAGAGGCTGGAGCAGGGCAAGAGCCGCGGCGGTAcgctcttctccttctccctgcaCCTGCCCGACTGGTCCTCCATGCTGGATGAGGACGGCTACCTCACCTTCCCCGATCTGTCAGAGATGCGCTTCCTCCCAGAGTGCGCGCACCACTTCCTCCCCATTAGATCACCCTCACTCATCCCCTGCTTcctcttcattttcttcttcctgctctccaCGTCCTTCTCAGTCCCTTACgccctcaccctctccttccccctGGCGCTGTGCCTCTGCTACCTGGAGCCCAAGGCAGCCTCCCTGACCGCCTCCATTGCCCAGGGCTACCATGACCATGACAgttcagaggaagaggag ACCGACAGCGATCAAACTGACTTTGCCTTTGACGGAGAGATGACCGCCACAGAG TCGGAAGCGGAGGACGACTCTGAGATGCGGACTCAG actgaagatgagcctcctgcaggagaggagacaaaagaagagatGGCGCCTCAAGCCACTGag TCTACGCTGGGATGGGTTTCCTCCTCTCAAAAG GCACCAGCTGATCCAGAGCCGAAGACGGAGTTGGCCACAGAGACGGAGGAGGGGCCGGCAGAGTCCACTGGGCCAACG AGTCTTGAGAACAGTGAGGTGGGAACCAAAGAGATGCCTGTGgtccacacagagacaaagaccaTCACCTATGAGGCTGCAGAG GTTGACACTAATGGTGACGCTGACCCTGGGATGTTGCTGAGCGCTCAGACCATCACCTCAGAAACCTCCAGCACCACGACcaccacacacatcacaaag ACGGTGAAAGGAGGAGTATCCGAGACGAGAATCGAGAAGAGGATCGTCATCACAGGAGATACCGACATCGACCACGATCAG GCGCTGGCTCAGGCCATAAAGGAGGCTAAAGAACAGCATCCTGACATGTCAGTGACCAAAGTAGTGGTacataaagagacagagatcacgccagaggagggggaggactGA
- the epb41l3b gene encoding band 4.1-like protein 3b isoform X19, with protein MTTESGADAEAKQPQENKETEKGKAKAAASQPSQATAEPTSPQNQPEQLPAAVGHSTPARKEQEQQEEDQESHRSSLSRLSKSPLRGVKKVKIMQCKVSLLDGTDFTLDLEKRAKGQVLLDKVCDHLNLLEKDYFGITHKDVENQKNWLDPCKELKKQIRTGPWNFAFNVKFYPPDPAQLTEDITRYYLCLQLRDDVVSGRLPCSFATHTVLGSYAVQSELGDYDPEELGSDYISELRFAPNQTKELEEKVMELHKSYKGVTPGEAEIHFLENAKKLSMYGVDLHHAKLVGSLYESLAPALGEDSEGVEIMLGVCASGLLIYRDRLRINRFAWPKILKISYKRNNFYIKIRPGEFEQFESTIGFKLPNHRAAKRLWKVCVEHHTFFRLVSPEAPPKKFLSLGSKFRYSGRTQAQTRRASSQIIRPAPFFERSASKRYNMSLSLDGAPLMENHETLMKDSDGAAKVIAKGDMITTVTTEKKAEEEKAEQEDAQMDEAETPEPTATTPLRHDTKSEAEDDSEMRTQTEDEPPAGEETKEEMAPQATEAAGYLVKYMADSILTDGATSSGPHGISLSTTMDDDVFMEVILREVEEKTPDSQDEVSERSVLKVSPGAVRQEVSQAISDKKGTLIILKEDKLDTECSETSVLGEKEEPVVPGETDAEEKDLLSSSNEKEMIKDDSAVVLEAQMTVVKTLSPKIDVKADDMTQNKGIDSPKKAMASWISEEVKTEASGVISVSAEEFKEMTTCDGLQQKEEIFIFEEVVQTEQPKSSFTQNSIPESSATTLLVSTLGWVSSSQKAPADPEPKTELATETEEGPAESTGPTSLENSEVGTKEMPVVHTETKTITYEAAEVDTNGDADPGMLLSAQTITSETSSTTTTTHITKTVKGGVSETRIEKRIVITGDTDIDHDQALAQAIKEAKEQHPDMSVTKVVVHKETEITPEEGED; from the exons ATGACAACTGAATCAGGCGCAGACGCAGAGGCCAAGCAGCCGCAGGAGAACAAGGAGACGGAGAAGGGGAAAGCTAAAGCAGCAGCATCCCAGCCGAGCCAGGCCACAGCCGAGCCCACTTCACCCCAGAACCAACCGGAGCAGCTTCCAGCCGCTGTCGGACACAGCACCCCGGCCAGGAAAGAACAG gagcagcaggaagaggaccAGGAATCCCACAGGTCATCCCTCAGTCGTCTGTCCAAGTCTCCATTGAGAGGAGTGAAGAAGGTGAAGATCATGCAGTGCAAGGTCTCCCTGCTGGATGGCACGGACTTCACACTCGATTTGGAG AAACGAGCCAAGGGACAAGTGCTCCTTGACAAAGTGTGCGATCACCTCAATCTGCTGGAGAAAGACTACTTCGGAATCACACACAAAGATGTAGAGAACCAGAAG AATTGGCTGGACCCCTGCAAGGAACTGAAGAAGCAGATAAGGA CTGGTCCCTGGAACTTTGCATTCAACGTGAAGTTTTACCCCCCAGATCCCGCCCAGCTCACTGAGGATATCACAAG GTACTATCTGTGCCTGCAGCTGAGAGATGATGTGGTGTCAGGTCGCCTGCCCTGCTCCTTTGCCACCCACACAGTACTGGGTTCCTACGCAGTGCAGTCCGAACTGGGAGACTATGACCCTGAAGAACTGGGCAGTGACTACATCAGCGAACTGCGCTTCGCACCCAACCAGACCAAAGAGCTAGAGGAGAAGGTCATGGAACTCCACAAGAGCTACAA GGGGGTGACACCGGGCGAGGCGGAGATACACTTCCTGGAAAATGCCAAGAAGTTGTCCATGTATGGTGTGGACCTCCACCACGCCAAG TTGGTAGGGAGCCTCTATGAAAGCTTGGCTCCAGCTTTGGGAGAG GACTCTGAGGGTGTGGAGATCATGCTGGGCGTTTGTGCAAGTGGCCTCCTCATCTACAGAGACCGGTTGCGGATCAACAGGTTCGCCTGGCCCAAGATACTCAAGATCTCCTACAAGAGGAACAATTTCTACATCAAAATCCGACCTGGCGAG TTTGAACAGTTTGAAAGCACAATTGGTTTCAAGCTACCAAATCATCGCGCTGCCAAAAGGCTCTGGAAGGTCTGTGTCGAACATCATACCTTTTTCAG GCTCGTATCCCCAGAGGCACCTCCGAAGAAGTTCCTGAGCCTCGGTTCCAAGTTCCGCTACAGTGGCAGAACGCAGGCTCAGACCCGCAGAGCCAGCTCCCAAATCATCAGACCTGCTCCGTTCTTTGAGCGCTCGGCCAGCAAACGCTACAACATGTCCCTCAGCTTAGATGGAG CTCCCTTAATGGAGAACCATGAGACTCTGATGAAGGACAGTGACGGGGCGGCCAAAGTCATCGCCAAGGGGGACATGATCACCACGGTAACAACAGAGaagaaagcagaggaagagaaggcgGAGCAGGAAGACGCTCAGATGGATGAAGCAGAAACGCCGGAGCCCACTGCCACGACACCACTCAGACACGACACAAAG TCGGAAGCGGAGGACGACTCTGAGATGCGGACTCAG actgaagatgagcctcctgcaggagaggagacaaaagaagagatGGCGCCTCAAGCCACTGag GCCGCAGGATATCTGGTGAAATACATGGCGGATAGTATCTTAACCGATGGGGCCACCTCCTCGGGGCCTCACGGGATTAGTCTGTCAACCACTATGGATGACGACGTCTTCATGGAAGTGATCctcagggaggtggaggagaagacgCCCGACTCACAAGATGAGGTGTCAGAGAGGTCGGTGTTGAAGGTCAGCCCCGGAGCTGTAAGACAGGAAGTGTCCCAGGCCATCAGTGACAAGAAAGGGACACTTATTATCTTGAAAGAGGATAAATTAGACACCGAGTGCAGTGAGACGAGCGTCTTgggtgaaaaagaggagcctGTTGTCCCTGGAGAGACAGACGCCGAGGAGAAGGATTTACTGTCCAGTTCTAATGAGAAAGAAATGATCAAAGACGACAGTGCCGTTGTCCTCGAAGCCCAAATGACAGTAGTCAAGACTCTGAGTCCGAAGATTGATGTAAAAGCCGATGACATGACTCAGAATAAAGGTATTGATTCACCTAAAAAGGCGATGGCATCGTGGATTTCTGAGGAGGTGAAGACCGAGGCTTCAGGGGTCAtaagtgtgtctgcagaggaatTCAAGGAGATGACGACTTGTGACGGcctgcagcagaaagaagaaatcTTCATCTTTGAAGAAGTCGTCCAGACCGAACAGCCAAAGTCCAGCTTTACTCAAAACTCAATTCCTGAATCTTCGGCTACGACCTTATTAGTG TCTACGCTGGGATGGGTTTCCTCCTCTCAAAAG GCACCAGCTGATCCAGAGCCGAAGACGGAGTTGGCCACAGAGACGGAGGAGGGGCCGGCAGAGTCCACTGGGCCAACG AGTCTTGAGAACAGTGAGGTGGGAACCAAAGAGATGCCTGTGgtccacacagagacaaagaccaTCACCTATGAGGCTGCAGAG GTTGACACTAATGGTGACGCTGACCCTGGGATGTTGCTGAGCGCTCAGACCATCACCTCAGAAACCTCCAGCACCACGACcaccacacacatcacaaag ACGGTGAAAGGAGGAGTATCCGAGACGAGAATCGAGAAGAGGATCGTCATCACAGGAGATACCGACATCGACCACGATCAG GCGCTGGCTCAGGCCATAAAGGAGGCTAAAGAACAGCATCCTGACATGTCAGTGACCAAAGTAGTGGTacataaagagacagagatcacgccagaggagggggaggactGA